One window of the Cryptomeria japonica chromosome 7, Sugi_1.0, whole genome shotgun sequence genome contains the following:
- the LOC131073110 gene encoding pentatricopeptide repeat-containing protein At4g19890: MAKIIHRSVVCKTHLLYTICWNPSAFVASFILPALMNLRRISTSRTNYIQNSSDFLREICNIVTQHYHRGRSILPLEHLAPKLSTQQAVSVVELLQRDDQGLALSFFYWTVKQPKHQLHIQLYQTMARSLVNGGLIEEAQGVLQLMIRSFSQAGKIREAVKTVFEINNEGLTLNVHTFNCVLRELCQIMESSEVAEEFYREMVANGVAPDACTYKTLIGSFSREGKLREAERHLRRMLEKGFEVDPVTYTGIINAYCRRGHMGRAFGLFEKMSQTGCAPNVITYTTLINGLCKAGKVKKAFELLEEMVKKGFMPNVYTHSTLIDGLCKKGWVEKAFRLLLKLVRSSNSKPNVYTYTTMIEAYCKIKKLRRAEMLFRRMQEQGLAPNSVTYTVLIGGHCKEGNLTQAFKLLDRMIEEGCTPSICTYNAIIDGVCRKGRLHKAYELLDECIQRGLRPDKVTYTILISRHCKQGDTNQALKLFDDMIEHGCEPDIHTYTALISGFCKVGNLEDAEKYFSEVLEKGMVPNKVTYTAMIYGHCKANQANLAIKIMDKMIENGCIPDSVTYGALIDGLCKEFKVEEACALFDGMLKRELVPCEVTYVTLINVYCTKEEFTLVLELLDKLDQKQKIRAFNNVIKKHCNEGKLDHAKMLLYKMLERDILPQHSTYDALISLCHKKGTFDVASTLLLEMAEKGYKPKEEQSQKKIHTAENVIYY, encoded by the coding sequence ATGGCCAAAATTATCCACAGGTCTGTTGTCTGCAAAACCCACCTTTTATATACTATTTGTTGGAACCCCTctgcttttgtggcttcattcataTTGCCTGCTTTGATGAACCTAAGAAGAATCAGTACAAGTAGGACTAATTACATTCAGAATTCTTCTGATTTTCTGAGAGAAATCTGCAACATCGTGACACAGCATTATCATAGAGGCCGTTCAATTTTACCTCTAGAACATTTGGCCCCTAAACTGAGTACCCAACAAGCTGTTTCAGTGGTTGAGCTGCTCCAGAGGGATGACCAGGGGCTTGCTCTCAGTTTCTTCTATTGGACAGTCAAGCAACCAAAGCACCAGCTTCATATTCAGCTTTATCAAACCATGGCTAGGTCCCTGGTTAATGGTGGTCTAATTGAGGAAGCCCAGGGTGTGTTGCAGTTAATGATTAGAAGTTTTTCCCAAGCAGGGAAGATCAGAGAAGCTGTCAAGACTGTTTTTGAAATTAACAATGAAGGACTGACATTGAATGTGCACACTTTTAATTGTGTACTCAGAGAGTTATGTCAGATAATGGAAAGTTCTGAGGTAGCAGAGGAATTTTATAGAGAAATGGTTGCCAATGGTGTCGCACCTGATGCTTGCACTTATAAGACACTGATTGGGAGTTTCTCTAGAGAGGGAAAACTCAGAGAAGCCGAGCGGCATTTGCGAAGAATGTTAGAAAAGGGATTTGAGGTAGATCCTGTTACATATACTGGAATAATCAATGCATATTGCAGGAGGGGTCATATGGGCAGAGCATTTGGGTTGTTTGAGAAGATGTCACAAACAGGTTGTGCTCCTAATGTTATTACTTATACAACTCTGATCAATGGTTTGTGTAAGGCAGGTAAGGTGAAGAAGGCCTTTGAGCTGTTGGAGGAAATGGTTAAGAAAGGGTTTATGCCCAATGTTTATACACACAGCACTCTAATTGATGGTCTCTGCAAGAAAGGATGGGTAGAAAAAGCGTTTCGACTGCTTTTGAAATTGGTGAGGAGCAGTAATTCTAAGCCTAATGTTTATACTTATACTACCATGATTGAAGCATACTGTAAGataaagaagttgaggagagctgaAATGCTGTTCAGAAGAATGCAGGAACAGGGTTTGGCTCCAAATTCTGTGACCTACACTGTTTTGATTGGAGGACACTGTAAAGAGGGTAATTTGACTCAAGCATTCAAGCTGTTGGATAGAATGATTGAAGAGGGTTGCACGCCTAGTATTTGTACTTATAATGCAATAATTGATGGTGTTTGCAGAAAGGGTAGGTTACATAAGGCTTACGAATTGCTGGATGAATGTATTCAACGTGGGCTACGTCCTGATAAGGTAACTTACACAATTTTAATCAGCAGACACTGCAAACAGGGAGATACAAACCAGGCTTTGAAGTTGTTTGACGACATGATTGAACATGGCTGTGAACCGGATATTCACACTTACACAGCATTGATAAGTGGTTTCTGCAAAGTGGGAAATTTGGAGGATGCAGAAAAATACTTCTCTGAAGTGCTTGAAAAGGGCATGGTACCAAACAAagtaacttatactgcaatgatttATGGACATTGCAAAGCAAATCAGGCTAATTTGGCCATAAAGATCATGGacaaaatgatagaaaatggttgTATACCTGATTCTGTCACCTATGGTGCTCTGATAGATGGACTTTGCAAAGAATTCAAGGTAGAGGAAGCCTGTGCATTATTTGATGGAATGCTTAAGAGAGAGTTGGTTCCTTGTGAAGTGACTTATGTCACCCTTATCAATGTATATTGCACAAAAGAGGAGTTCACGCTTGTTTTGGAGTTACTTGACAAACTTGATCAAAAGCAAAAAATCCGTGCTTTCAACAATGTAATCAAGAAACATTGCAATGAAGGCAAACTTGATCATGCAAAAATGCTTTTATATAAAATGTTGGAAAGAGATATTCTTCCACAGCATTCAACTTACGATGCGCTTATTAGCTTGTGTCACAAAAAAGGCACTTTTGATGTTGCTTCCACCCTGTTGTTAGAAATGGCTGAAAAAGGTTATAAACCTAAAGAAGAGCAGAGTCAAAAAAAGATTCACACAGCTGAAAATGTAATATATTATTGA